From the Lysobacter sp. FW306-1B-D06B genome, one window contains:
- a CDS encoding SUMF1/EgtB/PvdO family nonheme iron enzyme: MTALAAGCSREASSPSSDDAGGARTPIVTISADQAVSPVPPWRIPQVEVTDENAAELKKKAAEALARGRLFGGADDAIPLYFALRRFDPEDAAANRGFDKSLQRLIVRGDEALAGLDRDPLSLRRAHEIAAVARAVAPGNVDIVEYLARLDRADDSQEANRLGEEALNAGRLGVDGGRDEALTHFRQALELRPGDMRAMQGIAAVESALIRRAEIAADRDDYAGAERELAIAAKVRPPAPSVEDARGRLAMQRIVRVNALRDAGVAALMRQGGIDEARRQLAVLLRIAPAGDPAAKELRERIDLATHYGLFRPGQVFTDAMQGGGRGPQLVVIPHGAFRMGSEENEGQDSERPARNIRFDRGLAMSRTEITVGEFRRFMQATKHRARATRRGYSTAYDERSGNLVRRGNVDWQSDYTGQPARDDMPVIHVSAKDAIAYAEWLSAQTGQRYRLPSEAEFEYALRAGGRGRFPWGDGPPPARSGNFTGGADVSPSGRRWRNAFAGYGDGTWGPTRVGSYNPNAWGLHDLAGNVSEWVADCWHDNYRRAPRDGAAWLNPGCRSRVVRGGSWASSPEELRSAWRQGNDANNTTARIGFRVVREI; the protein is encoded by the coding sequence ATGACCGCATTGGCGGCAGGATGCTCGCGTGAAGCGTCCTCGCCTTCGTCCGACGATGCGGGCGGTGCACGCACGCCCATCGTCACGATCAGCGCGGACCAGGCGGTTTCACCGGTGCCGCCGTGGCGCATTCCGCAGGTCGAGGTGACCGACGAGAACGCCGCCGAGCTCAAGAAGAAGGCCGCCGAGGCGCTGGCGCGTGGGCGCCTTTTCGGCGGCGCGGACGACGCGATCCCGCTGTATTTCGCGCTGCGCCGGTTCGATCCGGAGGACGCCGCCGCCAACAGAGGGTTCGACAAGTCGCTGCAGCGTCTGATCGTCCGCGGCGACGAAGCGCTCGCGGGACTGGATCGCGATCCGCTTTCGCTGCGGCGTGCGCACGAGATCGCGGCCGTCGCGCGTGCCGTGGCGCCGGGGAACGTGGACATCGTCGAATACCTCGCGCGGCTGGATCGGGCGGACGACTCGCAGGAGGCCAACCGCCTCGGCGAAGAAGCGCTCAACGCCGGCCGGCTCGGCGTGGACGGCGGGCGCGACGAAGCGCTGACACATTTCCGCCAGGCGCTGGAACTGCGGCCCGGCGACATGCGCGCGATGCAGGGCATCGCCGCCGTGGAAAGCGCGCTGATCCGCCGCGCCGAGATCGCCGCCGATCGCGACGATTACGCCGGCGCCGAACGCGAACTGGCCATCGCCGCCAAGGTGCGCCCGCCGGCGCCGAGCGTCGAAGACGCGCGCGGCCGGCTGGCGATGCAGCGCATCGTGCGCGTCAACGCGTTGCGCGACGCGGGCGTGGCGGCGTTGATGCGGCAGGGCGGTATAGACGAGGCCCGGCGCCAGCTCGCCGTGCTGCTGCGCATCGCGCCGGCGGGTGACCCGGCGGCGAAGGAACTGCGCGAACGCATCGATCTGGCGACGCATTACGGCCTGTTCCGGCCCGGGCAGGTATTCACCGATGCGATGCAGGGCGGCGGCCGCGGGCCGCAACTGGTGGTGATTCCGCACGGCGCGTTCCGCATGGGGTCGGAGGAAAACGAAGGCCAGGATTCCGAACGCCCGGCGCGCAACATCCGTTTCGATCGTGGCCTGGCGATGTCGCGCACCGAGATCACCGTCGGCGAGTTCCGCCGCTTCATGCAGGCGACGAAGCATCGCGCGCGCGCCACGCGCCGCGGCTATTCCACCGCTTACGACGAGCGCAGCGGCAACCTGGTGCGTCGGGGCAACGTGGACTGGCAGTCCGACTACACGGGCCAGCCGGCCCGCGACGACATGCCGGTGATCCACGTGAGCGCGAAGGATGCGATCGCATACGCCGAGTGGCTCTCCGCACAGACGGGGCAGCGCTACCGGCTGCCGAGCGAGGCGGAATTCGAATACGCCCTGCGGGCCGGCGGTCGCGGCCGCTTTCCGTGGGGCGACGGCCCGCCGCCGGCCCGATCGGGCAACTTCACCGGCGGCGCGGATGTCTCGCCCAGCGGACGGCGCTGGCGCAACGCATTCGCGGGCTATGGCGACGGCACGTGGGGCCCCACGCGCGTGGGCAGCTACAACCCGAACGCCTGGGGCCTCCACGACCTGGCCGGCAACGTCAGCGAATGGGTCGCCGACTGTTGGCACGACAACTACCGTCGCGCTCCCCGCGATGGCGCGGCCTGGCTGAACCCGGGTTGCCGTTCAAGAGTCGTACGGGGAGGCTCCTGGGCCAGTTCGCCTGAAGAACTGCGATCGGCCTGGCGGCAGGGCAATGACGCCAACAACACGACTGCGCGGATAGGGTTCCGCGTGGTGCGGGAAATCTGA
- the phaR gene encoding polyhydroxyalkanoate synthesis repressor PhaR, with translation MASMRVIKKYPNRRLYDTEISSYITIEDVRQLIVDGEEFEVRDARSGDDLTRQVLLQIIAEHEQDGEPVLSTQLLSQIIRFYGDSLQGFMGSYLERSMQVFLDQQQQFRNQMGGILGQTPWALMNQLTERNLQMWNEFQRNLSGSVGQSTTPPPGPTKKPAGGEQKR, from the coding sequence ATGGCCTCGATGCGCGTCATCAAGAAGTATCCGAACCGACGGCTCTACGACACCGAGATTTCGAGCTACATCACCATCGAGGACGTTCGACAGCTCATCGTCGACGGGGAGGAATTCGAGGTGCGCGACGCCCGCAGCGGCGACGACCTCACCCGCCAGGTCCTGCTCCAGATCATCGCCGAGCACGAACAGGACGGCGAGCCGGTCCTGTCCACGCAGCTGCTGAGCCAGATCATCCGCTTCTACGGCGACTCGCTGCAGGGCTTCATGGGCAGCTACCTGGAGCGGTCGATGCAGGTCTTCCTCGACCAGCAGCAGCAGTTCCGCAACCAGATGGGCGGCATCCTCGGCCAGACCCCGTGGGCGCTGATGAACCAGCTCACCGAACGTAACCTTCAGATGTGGAACGAGTTTCAGCGCAATCTGTCCGGCAGCGTCGGCCAGAGCACCACCCCGCCGCCGGGCCCGACCAAGAAGCCGGCAGGCGGCGAGCAGAAGCGCTAG
- a CDS encoding M48 family metallopeptidase, producing the protein MRIDPLGGDALQQGRPRRGFGGIRWWILILFAGYAAWQWFGNARVDPYTGEKAHYGATADEEVQLGAQAFQQVLGDANAQGALLPADAQVSQQVRQIAQRLIERVPQVTATLAAQNQQQTPTDHQAFQWDVAVIQSEQANAFCLPGGKMAVYTGLLPIAQNADAMAVVMGHEIAHALLRHGSQRMAQQKLVQMGQMAAGMAIGGMDPQQQQAVMAALGAGAQYGFILPYGRNHETQADKVGLMLAAAACYNPHEAIPLWERMSQLGGGERPPEFASTHPDPANRIQVLQSLMPQAEQFRAQYCGAGAGASTAAR; encoded by the coding sequence ATGAGGATTGACCCGTTGGGCGGGGACGCTCTTCAGCAGGGCCGGCCGCGCCGTGGATTTGGCGGTATTCGCTGGTGGATCCTGATCCTGTTCGCGGGCTACGCAGCGTGGCAGTGGTTCGGCAATGCGCGCGTGGATCCCTACACCGGCGAGAAGGCGCACTACGGCGCCACCGCCGACGAGGAAGTGCAGCTGGGCGCGCAGGCGTTCCAGCAGGTGCTCGGCGATGCGAACGCACAGGGCGCGCTGTTGCCGGCCGATGCGCAGGTGAGCCAGCAGGTCCGTCAGATCGCGCAGCGGTTGATCGAACGCGTGCCGCAGGTGACCGCCACGCTGGCGGCGCAGAACCAGCAGCAGACGCCGACCGACCACCAGGCGTTCCAGTGGGACGTGGCGGTAATCCAGTCCGAGCAGGCCAACGCGTTCTGTCTGCCGGGCGGCAAGATGGCCGTCTACACCGGGCTGCTGCCCATCGCCCAGAACGCTGATGCGATGGCGGTGGTGATGGGACACGAGATCGCCCATGCGCTGCTGCGTCACGGCAGCCAGCGCATGGCCCAGCAGAAGCTGGTGCAGATGGGGCAGATGGCCGCCGGCATGGCCATCGGCGGCATGGATCCGCAACAGCAGCAGGCGGTGATGGCAGCGCTCGGCGCGGGCGCGCAGTACGGCTTCATCCTGCCGTACGGCCGCAACCATGAGACGCAGGCGGACAAGGTCGGTCTGATGCTGGCCGCGGCGGCCTGCTACAACCCGCATGAGGCGATCCCGCTGTGGGAGCGCATGTCGCAGCTGGGGGGCGGGGAACGTCCACCGGAGTTCGCCTCGACGCATCCGGACCCGGCCAACCGCATCCAGGTACTGCAATCTCTGATGCCGCAGGCCGAGCAGTTCAGGGCGCAGTACTGCGGGGCGGGGGCGGGCGCGAGCACGGCCGCGCGGTGA
- the ppk2 gene encoding polyphosphate kinase 2 has protein sequence MADSAEELTQDGMGPSSPDSEAPSADMLPIPSGARMSRRRYEREKRRLQIELLKWQVWVKETGQRVVILFEGRDAAGKGGAIKRFMEHLNPRGARVVALEKPSDTERSQWYFQRYVEHLPAAGEIVLFDRSWYNRAGVERVMGFCSTDEYLEFIHQCPNFERMLVRSGVRLFKFWFSVSREEQHRRFAQRRKDPLKQWKLSPVDLASLDKWSEYTRAKEAMFVSTDTPDAPWTVIRSDDKKRARVNAMRLVLRTFDYTAKDLAAIGEPDPAIVGPASRVYEEGERLLLNEQPRRLAELAAM, from the coding sequence ATGGCGGATTCGGCCGAGGAACTGACGCAGGACGGGATGGGCCCGTCGTCCCCCGACTCGGAGGCACCGTCGGCGGACATGCTCCCCATCCCCTCCGGCGCTCGCATGTCGCGTCGTCGCTACGAGCGCGAGAAGCGGCGTCTGCAGATCGAGCTGCTGAAGTGGCAGGTCTGGGTGAAGGAGACGGGGCAACGCGTGGTGATCCTGTTCGAAGGCCGGGACGCCGCCGGCAAGGGCGGGGCCATCAAGCGCTTCATGGAGCACCTGAATCCGCGTGGCGCCCGCGTGGTCGCGCTGGAAAAGCCCAGCGATACCGAGCGCTCGCAGTGGTATTTCCAGCGTTACGTCGAGCACCTGCCCGCCGCGGGCGAGATCGTCCTGTTCGACCGCTCCTGGTACAACCGCGCCGGCGTGGAGCGGGTGATGGGGTTCTGTTCCACCGACGAGTACCTGGAATTCATCCACCAGTGCCCGAACTTCGAGCGCATGCTGGTGCGCAGTGGCGTGCGCTTGTTCAAGTTCTGGTTCTCGGTGAGCCGCGAGGAGCAGCACCGCCGCTTCGCCCAGCGTCGCAAGGATCCGCTCAAGCAGTGGAAACTGTCGCCGGTGGACCTCGCCTCGCTCGACAAATGGTCCGAGTACACGCGGGCGAAGGAGGCGATGTTCGTCTCCACCGACACGCCCGATGCGCCGTGGACGGTGATCCGGTCCGATGACAAGAAGCGCGCACGCGTCAATGCCATGCGGCTCGTGCTGCGCACGTTCGACTACACGGCGAAGGATCTGGCTGCGATCGGCGAGCCCGATCCGGCGATCGTCGGCCCCGCCTCGCGGGTGTACGAAGAAGGCGAGCGACTGCTCTTGAACGAACAGCCGCGTCGACTGGCGGAGCTGGCGGCGATGTAG
- the rnd gene encoding ribonuclease D, translating into MPAAWITDPAELRARFATRPSRIGLDTEFIRERTYWPQLALVQIALEASESEPDILLIDPLAPGILEALTPILADESIVKVMHSPSEDLVAFKHACGVVPKPLFDTQLAAALTGIGGGLGYQKLVEQLTGTALQKGETRSDWLRRPLSPSQLEYAADDVRHLFEMHDQLDHRLGELDRREWLAEDAARTVFNAENEAPERWPHASMRSAQFLDRPAQLRLLRLLRWRDAYARDNDRPRNWILDNELAVALARTPPIDRAGLQRMLDAHPKSPRRLADAVWNALTTPLTDEADAPEAAQTENRDKQQLRKLQDAVAARSAELGLPDGVLASRRWLEVLMDQGEWPDALVGWRRRALEPDLAPLLAQAR; encoded by the coding sequence ATGCCCGCCGCCTGGATCACCGACCCCGCCGAACTGCGGGCCCGCTTCGCCACACGGCCGTCGCGCATCGGGCTGGACACCGAATTCATCCGCGAACGCACCTACTGGCCGCAACTGGCCCTGGTGCAGATCGCGCTGGAAGCGTCGGAGTCGGAACCGGACATCCTGCTGATCGATCCGCTCGCGCCCGGAATCCTTGAAGCGCTGACGCCGATCCTCGCCGACGAGTCGATCGTCAAGGTCATGCACAGCCCCAGCGAAGACCTGGTGGCGTTCAAGCACGCCTGCGGCGTCGTGCCCAAGCCCCTGTTCGATACGCAGCTGGCGGCCGCGCTGACCGGCATCGGTGGCGGGCTGGGCTATCAGAAGCTGGTCGAGCAGCTCACCGGCACCGCGCTGCAGAAGGGAGAGACGCGATCGGACTGGCTGCGTCGCCCGCTCTCGCCGTCGCAGTTGGAATACGCCGCCGATGACGTGCGCCACCTGTTCGAAATGCACGACCAGTTGGACCACCGGCTGGGGGAACTCGACCGCCGCGAATGGCTTGCCGAAGACGCCGCCCGCACGGTGTTCAATGCCGAGAACGAAGCGCCCGAGCGCTGGCCGCATGCATCCATGCGCAGTGCGCAGTTCCTCGATCGTCCGGCGCAATTGCGTCTGCTGCGCCTGCTGCGCTGGCGCGATGCGTATGCGCGCGACAACGACCGCCCGCGCAACTGGATCCTCGACAACGAACTGGCCGTCGCCCTGGCGCGCACGCCGCCCATCGACCGCGCCGGCCTGCAACGCATGCTCGATGCGCATCCCAAGTCGCCGCGCCGCCTGGCCGACGCCGTCTGGAATGCATTGACCACACCGCTCACCGACGAAGCCGACGCCCCGGAAGCGGCGCAGACAGAAAATCGCGACAAGCAGCAACTGCGCAAGCTGCAGGACGCGGTCGCCGCACGCAGCGCGGAACTGGGCCTGCCGGACGGAGTGCTGGCTTCGCGCCGCTGGCTGGAAGTGCTGATGGACCAGGGCGAGTGGCCGGACGCTCTGGTCGGCTGGCGCCGCCGCGCGTTGGAGCCCGACCTGGCGCCGCTGCTCGCCCAGGCCCGCTGA